One part of the Oncorhynchus kisutch isolate 150728-3 linkage group LG22, Okis_V2, whole genome shotgun sequence genome encodes these proteins:
- the LOC109867628 gene encoding fibulin-7-like encodes MGTNDIDECESRLHNCTLDQVCVNTYGGFQCVQVECPRITNATYIKTSPMRCERNPCVVGDKACTQAPNSVSFHFMPVVSNMSAPRVLFRVSAARVLGDTLRFGLLGSRGRSHFTMQRSGRQTGTLLLVSPVQGPATLEAEVEMSELERQALLGRYLTKVTLFVSPYVF; translated from the exons ATGGGAACTAATG ATATTGACGAGTGTGAGAGCAGACTTCACAACTGCACCCtggaccaggtgtgtgtgaatACGTACGGGGGGTTCCAGTGTGTGCAAGTGGAGTGTCCTCGCATCACAAACGCCACGTACATCAAGACCTCTCCCAT GCGGTGTGAGAGGAACCCGTGTGTGGTGGGGGACAAGGCCTGCACCCAGGCTCCCAACTCCGTCTCCTTCCACTTCATGCCCGTGGTCTCCAACATGTCCGCACCAAGGGTGCTCTTCCGGGTGTCTGCGGCCCGTGTGCTGGGTGACACGCTGCGCTTCGGCCTGCTGGGAAGTCGCGGCCGCAGCCACTTTACCATGCAGCGCTCTGGCAGGCAGACGGGCACCCTGCTCCTGGTGAGCCCTGTGCAGGGCCCAGCTACACTGGAGGCAGAGGTAGAGATGAGCGAGCTGGAGAGACAAGCCCTGCTGGGACGCTACCTCACCAAGGTCACCCTTTTCGTCTCCCCCTACGTTTTCTAG